Sequence from the Qipengyuania pelagi genome:
GTCAGCAGAAGCGGAAGCGTCGCAGGTCGTCAGCGCCCGCTTCGATCACTCCGTCGAGCCCGACCGGATCGCGCGCGCCATCGGTCAGGGTCGCAAGCGTTTCGCCATCCTCCGCCGGAATGCAGGCCAGCACACGCTTGCCAGAAGCCGTGCGCGCGACCACCGTGCCCATCCGAACCTCGCCGCTGCGGGTGTATTGGACGGTATAGGTTTCGAGCGTCACCGGCCCGGTATAGGCCTCGTCGATCGCGGGGATCGGGCCGCGCCGCGCATCGGCTTCGGCCTGGTAATCGTAGTCCTGCGGAAAGCGCGCGCCGGTCGGTTCGCTCGATAGAATGATCGTGTGGTTATAGGTCGCATAGCCGCCGTTCGCGAACAGCAGGCCCGTGCCGGGACGCCCACGCAACCGCTCCACCATGCTGACGACCGCGTGGCTCATATAATTGCCGATCGGTCCCCCGCCGAAGGTCAGGCCGCCGAAGACGGTGATCGGCCTGTCCAGTGGCCACCCGAGGACGCGCCGCGCCATCTTCGGCACGCAGGGAAAGCAGCTGTAGAGTTCGACATGGTCGAGATCGGCGGCGGTCACGGCATTGAGGTCGAGCGCCCGTTCGATCGACACCGCGAGGCTGGGCGAGGCGGCGTAGCTGTCGCGCTCGAGGAAATCCGCATCCTCCCGCGCCGCCGCCCCGTATCCGATATGGATCAGGCGCTGTTCGGCGATGCCGCGCCGCCGCGCTTCGGCGAGGCTCGTGACGAGGAAACCCGCGCCCTGATTGACGCTCGCATTGGCGACCTGGAATTTGGTGTAGGGAAAGGCAATCGGACGGTTGCGGGATGAAGGCGTGACGACTTCCTCAGCAGAGACGACATCGTCCAGCCAGGCGTGCGCATTATCCGCTGCGACCGCGCTCATTCCCGCCCACAAGGCCCCGCTTTCCGCCTGCCCTTCGGCCAGCGGCTGCCCCCATGCGGAGCGCGCCGCGTTCTCGTAAAGCGGATAGACGTCGACTGGCAGGGTGAGGCCGTAACTCTGCGCATAACCTTCCTTCCGGCGGTGCGGCGCATCGCGCAGGGCGTTGGGTTTTGCGCCGTCCTCGCGCCGTTTCAGCGCGGCGAGCTGGCCCGCCGTGCGCAGCGCCTCGCCACCGACGATCGCGCAGATTGTCGCCTCGCCCGCGCCGATCCGATTGGCGGCATCGTTCAGCAGACGGGTCGGACCGTCGCCGTTCGGGCCGGGCGTGTGGGTGCGGTGGGCGGGAACGATGCCCAGCGCGGCGCATAAAGCATCCTCAACCGGATTGAGCTGGGGCCAGCCGATCTGCGTCACCACGGCAAGGCTGTCGCAA
This genomic interval carries:
- a CDS encoding acetyl-CoA acetyltransferase → MELNPERIPVIVGVGQVNDRPDQPGDGLDPVGLMAEALRRAERDGAAGLLMDCDSLAVVTQIGWPQLNPVEDALCAALGIVPAHRTHTPGPNGDGPTRLLNDAANRIGAGEATICAIVGGEALRTAGQLAALKRREDGAKPNALRDAPHRRKEGYAQSYGLTLPVDVYPLYENAARSAWGQPLAEGQAESGALWAGMSAVAADNAHAWLDDVVSAEEVVTPSSRNRPIAFPYTKFQVANASVNQGAGFLVTSLAEARRRGIAEQRLIHIGYGAAAREDADFLERDSYAASPSLAVSIERALDLNAVTAADLDHVELYSCFPCVPKMARRVLGWPLDRPITVFGGLTFGGGPIGNYMSHAVVSMVERLRGRPGTGLLFANGGYATYNHTIILSSEPTGARFPQDYDYQAEADARRGPIPAIDEAYTGPVTLETYTVQYTRSGEVRMGTVVARTASGKRVLACIPAEDGETLATLTDGARDPVGLDGVIEAGADDLRRFRFC